CCCGGCTCCACGGCAAGGCCGACGCCGTGCTCATTGACTCCCCGTGCAGCGGATCGGGCGTGTTGCGCCGAAACCCGGATGCCACGTGGAAGCTCTCTGAAGAAGGGCTCGCCGGCCTCAACCGCGAACAGCGCGACATCCTCGAGGCCTATACGCCGCTCGTCAAGCCGGGCGGCCGGCTCGTCTACGCCACCTGCTCGCTCTTCCCGCAGGAAAACGAGCGCATCGTCGAGGAATTTCTGACGGTGCATCCCGAGATGCGCCTCGTGCCCGCGGGTGAGGCGCTCGCCGCCCAGGGCCTGACCGTGCCGGACCAGACCGACGCCTACCTGCGCCTCATGCCCCATCGGCACGGGACGGACGGGTTCTTTGGGGCGGTGATGGAGCGGATCTGAGTGGGGCACTGATGGCGATGGCCTCGTGACGGTGCGTGAGGTGGGTTTGTCGGGCACACCGCAGCACGGTCGGAAATAACAGGCATTCGGGTGGATAGGGCATCGATTGCCCATGCCCGGGCCAGATCATCCCGAAACCGGGCCTGCCGGGGCGGGAGGCCGGCGCCCGCCTTACGACGCAATGCCCGCAAGCTGCTCCCAGAACGTCGGAAACGAGACGGAGGCGATCTCGGCGCCGTGGACAACGGTCTTCCCGGCCGCGACGAGCCCCGCGACGCCCATCGCCATCGCTATCCGGTGGTCGTGGTAACTCTCGACTTCCGCGCCATGGAGGGGTTTGCCGCCCGTGATGGCCAGCCCGTCCTCGAACTCTTCGACGTCGGCCCCTAACGCCTGCAGGTTCTTGACCATCGCCGCGATCCGGTCCGTCTCCTTCACGCGCAACTCGCCGGCGTTGCGGATCTCCGTACGCCCCTTTGCCTGCGTTGCCGCTACACAGAGGATCGGGATCTCGTCGATCAGGTTGGCGATGTACTCCTCCGGCACCGTCACGCCGTGTAGGGTGGATGACTTCACCAAAATGTCGGCGATCGGTTCGCCACCGTAGGTGCGTTCATCGCTCATTGTGATGGAAGCGCCCATGGCGCGGAGCACATCCAGCAACGCGCTGCGCGAGGCGTTGATGCCCACGCCGGGGAGTCGAAGCTCCGCACCGGGCACGATGGAGCCGGCGACGAGGAAAAACGCCGACGCCGAGAAGTCCCTGGGCACGGCCCAGGCCTGGCGAGGAATCCGCCGGCCCTGGCGGACGGTCAGGCGCCGCTCTCCGTTCATCTCCACGACATCCAACTGGAGCATCCGCTCGGTGTGATCGCGCGATGGAAGGGTTTCGATGACGGTGGTTTCGCCCTCCGCGTAGAGCCCCGCGAGCAAGACGCACGACTTCACCTGGGCCGACGGCATCGGCAGGCGGTACACCATCCCCTTTAATCGTTGCCCGCCTCGGATCCGAACGGGCGCGTGCCCGTCCGTCAACTCGATCTTCGCGCCCATCTGGCGCAACGGGCCGGCGACACGCTCCATAGGCCGGCCGCTCAGCGAGGCGTCGCCGATCAGTTCGGTGTCGAACGGCTGGCCGGCGAGGATACCGCACAACATCCGCATCGTCGTGCCCGAGTTACCGCAGTCGAGCGGGCCCGACGGCTTCGAAAACCCGTTCAAGCCAACGCCGTGGACGGTGTACCCGGTCTCCGACGCCTCGATCCGAACCCCCAATTGACGGAGGCACGCGAGGGTCGATTGCGGATCCGCCGAGGCGGGGTAGTTGACGAGGTGTGAAACGCCGTCGCCCAGCGCGGCGAACAGGGCGGTGCGGTGGGCGATGGACTTATCGGCCGGCAGTTCGACGACCCCGAGCAGGCCCCGAGCGGGGCGGATAGTTTGATGCATGTGCCTGACTAATTATCGAATACCCACCACGCCGTTTACCGCTTCGATGATGGCGGGGGAATCAAACGCGTAGCCGTCCTTGAACACCCATTTCACGTTTTGGATCGCCGCCGGCTCGGTCACCGGGTCGCCTTCGATGACGACGAGTTCGGCGAGTTTGCCGGCCGTGATCGTGCCCACCTGATCCTCGATCCCCAGTACCCGGGCGCCATTGAGGGACATGATCTGGATGACCTCTTCCGGCGTGAAGCCGGCTTCGAGGAGTAATTCATAATTACGCTGGTCGCCAAACCCGGGCAGCGCGCCGCCATAACCGGTCGGGTCCACGCCCGACGCCAGCAGGCCGCCGGCTTTCACGAACGCATATTCGTAGGCGAGCGCCTTCTTAAACAGCCGCTCGGTGAACGGATAATTTGGGTCGCCAGCGAGCAGCGCGGTCTGTTCGTAGGTCTTCCGGTATTCTTCGCGGACGTCGGGCGACATGGCGTCGAGCACGCGTTGATCCACGCCCGGACGGCCTGGCACGTACATCTCGTAGACCGCCAGCGTCGAGGTCATGGGCACGCCGGCGGCGATCATCTCGGCGAATGTTGCTTGGACCGCTTCGCTATCCAGATCCACATCGGCCAGCCGGTGCTCGAAATTCTGGGGGCACACGTCCTTCGTCTTCTCG
This Rhodothermales bacterium DNA region includes the following protein-coding sequences:
- the aroA gene encoding 3-phosphoshikimate 1-carboxyvinyltransferase, giving the protein MHQTIRPARGLLGVVELPADKSIAHRTALFAALGDGVSHLVNYPASADPQSTLACLRQLGVRIEASETGYTVHGVGLNGFSKPSGPLDCGNSGTTMRMLCGILAGQPFDTELIGDASLSGRPMERVAGPLRQMGAKIELTDGHAPVRIRGGQRLKGMVYRLPMPSAQVKSCVLLAGLYAEGETTVIETLPSRDHTERMLQLDVVEMNGERRLTVRQGRRIPRQAWAVPRDFSASAFFLVAGSIVPGAELRLPGVGINASRSALLDVLRAMGASITMSDERTYGGEPIADILVKSSTLHGVTVPEEYIANLIDEIPILCVAATQAKGRTEIRNAGELRVKETDRIAAMVKNLQALGADVEEFEDGLAITGGKPLHGAEVESYHDHRIAMAMGVAGLVAAGKTVVHGAEIASVSFPTFWEQLAGIAS